In the Flagellimonas sp. HMM57 genome, one interval contains:
- a CDS encoding STM3941 family protein, whose translation MTEIKLYKSKRKAVILILLCTPFVAMGIWMLVDGNLFGWALIAFFGLAYPVGIFNLFDKRPQIILNEIGIFDRSISQDFINWELIQNAYPFAVGRERFVCLVVDEQFKPSKKKGRFYKDVAKLNEAIGAQELNINLGQVQKINDIQLTLFILQMSKATKTDKAKLLKSLPSKVYRP comes from the coding sequence ATGACGGAAATCAAACTCTATAAATCCAAACGAAAAGCGGTTATCCTGATACTTTTGTGCACGCCCTTTGTGGCGATGGGTATTTGGATGCTCGTGGACGGCAACCTATTTGGATGGGCGCTTATCGCATTCTTTGGACTCGCCTATCCCGTTGGTATTTTCAATCTGTTCGACAAAAGACCACAGATTATCCTAAATGAAATCGGCATATTTGACCGTAGTATCAGTCAAGATTTCATCAATTGGGAATTGATACAAAATGCCTATCCATTTGCCGTAGGTAGAGAGCGGTTTGTATGTTTGGTGGTCGATGAACAATTTAAGCCCTCAAAAAAGAAAGGTCGATTTTATAAGGACGTGGCAAAACTGAATGAAGCCATAGGCGCACAAGAACTGAACATTAATTTGGGACAGGTTCAAAAAATCAATGATATTCAACTGACCCTATTTATTCTTCAAATGTCAAAAGCGACCAAAACCGATAAGGCTAAACTATTGAAAAGTCTTCCCAGCAAAGTATATCGGCCTTAA
- a CDS encoding WD40 repeat domain-containing protein → MKNKIILLFILIMLAACGKDNESQEELELQPPTVNITSPENDITFNSGDEIVFQGNLNDTEDVGSELEIRISSTIQENITPEISISNNAFSLTTSNLVEGVHTITITVIDSDQMQDSDSITVNILPVKNPVFSQLGDKIPVNAWHVETSYDGNTIAILEEVNGAVNVKTYRFENSVWTTDANNDIYYVDMGIDNSSLSISKDGNFLAVGSSNKFFNSPNPDLMSIGVVRIYKSKNDQWVQVGNDLMTGNEIDGFGNSSRGNGIDLSADGSIIAIGAFEHYESGEFGDDNGLVRVFKNNQGAWEQMGNDIIGDIETHTGQAVSLSDDGFTLAIGAAKYKNFTGQIEVYRFQNNDWVQIGNAIAGNAIGDLLGTTLSVSANGDRFAVSAPNPGNFTMGYAKVFENRNNDWVQIGETINSDGTYDYARFGLRLSFSSDGSILALSSINSTRVYKVSENTIDQFDIDIESITAPMNLSPDGSRLIVENAFEVFVYDISEFTISDKKQ, encoded by the coding sequence ATGAAAAATAAAATTATACTCCTTTTTATCCTTATAATGCTCGCTGCATGTGGAAAAGACAACGAATCGCAAGAAGAACTTGAACTTCAACCTCCAACAGTAAATATCACTTCACCTGAAAATGACATTACGTTCAATAGTGGTGATGAAATTGTTTTTCAAGGAAATTTAAATGATACAGAAGATGTTGGATCTGAACTGGAAATACGAATATCAAGTACTATTCAAGAAAATATAACCCCTGAGATTAGTATTAGCAACAACGCTTTTAGTTTAACAACAAGTAATTTGGTGGAAGGAGTCCATACAATTACCATTACAGTCATTGACTCAGACCAAATGCAGGATTCAGATAGCATCACTGTAAACATATTGCCTGTAAAAAATCCTGTTTTCAGCCAACTTGGCGATAAAATTCCTGTTAATGCTTGGCATGTTGAAACATCTTATGACGGAAATACAATAGCTATTCTAGAAGAAGTAAATGGTGCTGTAAATGTAAAGACATATCGTTTTGAAAATTCTGTTTGGACCACAGATGCAAACAATGATATCTATTATGTTGATATGGGCATAGACAATAGCTCATTGAGCATATCAAAAGATGGTAATTTTTTAGCCGTTGGTTCATCCAACAAATTCTTTAATAGTCCCAATCCTGATTTAATGAGCATAGGTGTAGTAAGAATATATAAGAGCAAAAATGACCAATGGGTACAAGTTGGTAATGACCTTATGACTGGAAATGAAATTGACGGTTTTGGCAATAGTAGTAGAGGTAACGGTATAGATTTATCTGCTGATGGCTCTATAATTGCCATTGGAGCTTTTGAACATTATGAAAGTGGCGAATTTGGAGATGATAATGGGCTTGTCAGAGTATTTAAAAACAATCAGGGGGCATGGGAACAAATGGGCAATGATATCATAGGAGATATCGAAACACATACTGGACAAGCTGTTTCTTTATCCGATGATGGATTTACTTTAGCTATTGGGGCGGCCAAATATAAAAATTTTACCGGGCAAATAGAGGTCTATCGCTTCCAAAACAATGATTGGGTACAAATAGGAAATGCAATTGCAGGTAACGCAATAGGTGACTTATTGGGTACAACCCTAAGTGTTTCGGCCAATGGCGATAGATTCGCTGTTAGTGCACCAAACCCAGGAAACTTTACCATGGGCTATGCAAAAGTGTTCGAGAATAGGAATAATGATTGGGTCCAGATAGGCGAGACAATTAACAGCGATGGTACTTATGATTATGCCCGTTTTGGATTAAGGTTATCATTTTCTTCTGATGGATCAATCTTGGCTTTAAGTTCAATAAATAGCACTAGAGTTTATAAAGTTTCAGAAAATACCATCGATCAGTTCGATATTGATATTGAAAGCATTACCGCACCAATGAACTTGTCCCCAGATGGTTCGCGCTTAATTGTTGAAAATGCATTTGAAGTATTCGTGTATGACATCAGTGAATTCACTATTTCTGACAAAAAACAATAA
- a CDS encoding EthD family reductase: MKTKNILLALGLIVLLLSCEQAPSKAAIISKKGMVKVTILYPNSEGKTFDMDYYANKHMPMLANLLGDTLQCYTIDKGISGRLADDPIPYLAIGYLYFNKLSDYRNAFPPNAKKIVGDIPNYTNIQPIVQISEVME; encoded by the coding sequence ATGAAAACTAAAAATATACTTTTGGCCCTTGGCCTTATTGTGCTCTTGTTAAGCTGTGAACAAGCGCCATCAAAAGCTGCGATTATATCGAAAAAAGGCATGGTCAAAGTAACTATCCTATATCCTAACAGCGAAGGAAAAACATTTGATATGGATTATTATGCCAACAAACACATGCCCATGTTGGCCAATCTATTGGGTGATACTTTACAATGCTACACGATTGACAAAGGGATATCGGGCAGGCTGGCCGATGACCCTATTCCCTATTTGGCCATTGGGTATTTATATTTTAACAAACTTTCCGACTATAGAAACGCTTTTCCTCCAAACGCGAAAAAAATTGTTGGGGATATTCCAAACTATACCAACATTCAACCTATAGTGCAGATTAGTGAGGTTATGGAATAA
- a CDS encoding DNA mismatch repair protein MutS → MQKIHLKTLQDLEFPTVLEQLSARCNTELGKEHALGIHPIIEKELLLEILGQTSEYLASFSNDNRIPNHGFDSIDGELRLLKIENTTLEISGFRRIGAICKTTAIHQKFFKKFKEYYPLLFKKSDQLEVNTGISDGIDEIIDKFGEIKDSASPELRQIRMRMNEVRGKINQSFGAALTRYQSSEFLDEIRESVVENRRVLAVKAMYRRKVKGTVMGTSKTGSIVYIVPETTLTYTRELSNLEFEEKEEVQRILNQLTDFIRPFDYILKNYQEYLIHVDITAAKAKYAFDMNAILPEINDDKTLFLRDALHPLLFLSNKLKKEKTWPQTIQLHPENRIIVISGPNAGGKSITLKTIGLLQVMLQSGLLIPVHERSSVCLFEKILTDIGDNQSIENHLSTYSYRLKNMNAFLKRCNDKTLFLIDEFGTGSDPELGGALAEAFLEVFYEREAYGVITTHYANLKALANELPHATNANMLFNSKTLEPTFQLILGEAGSSFTFEVAQKNGIPYSLINKAKKKIERGKVRFDATIAKLQKERSKMAQTGSRLQDEETKVREEAAKLEKLNTKIKSKLENYQELYDHNQRMIQLGDKINTIAEKYFVDNKKRPLISELLRIVETENSKRKKTSAKQAKAKQNQKKQVAQELEKKIVKVREEKKIEQKKAIQKENSKPRPVFKVGDRVRMFDGKAVGSIDALEKNKAIVNYGIFTTNVSVAQLELVEAAKK, encoded by the coding sequence ATGCAGAAAATACATCTAAAAACGCTTCAAGATTTAGAATTTCCAACCGTATTGGAACAACTGTCCGCACGTTGCAACACGGAATTGGGAAAAGAACATGCCTTGGGAATACATCCTATAATTGAAAAAGAACTCCTTTTGGAAATTTTAGGACAGACCTCTGAGTATCTGGCCTCGTTTTCCAATGACAATCGGATTCCCAATCATGGTTTTGACAGTATAGATGGTGAACTCAGATTACTCAAAATAGAGAATACCACCTTGGAGATTTCTGGCTTTCGCAGAATTGGAGCTATCTGTAAGACTACGGCGATACATCAAAAGTTTTTTAAGAAGTTTAAGGAATACTACCCATTACTTTTTAAAAAGTCCGACCAGCTGGAAGTTAATACCGGTATTTCTGATGGTATTGACGAAATCATAGATAAGTTTGGGGAAATCAAAGATTCTGCTTCCCCAGAACTACGGCAAATCCGCATGAGAATGAACGAGGTTCGCGGGAAAATCAACCAAAGCTTTGGTGCTGCTTTGACCCGCTACCAATCCTCTGAATTTTTGGATGAGATTAGAGAATCCGTAGTGGAAAACAGACGTGTGCTCGCAGTAAAAGCGATGTACCGCCGAAAAGTGAAGGGAACGGTCATGGGCACTTCAAAAACGGGCAGTATCGTTTATATCGTACCCGAAACCACACTTACGTATACCAGGGAGCTTAGTAATCTTGAGTTTGAGGAAAAGGAAGAGGTCCAGCGCATTCTCAACCAGTTGACGGATTTTATTAGACCCTTTGATTACATCTTAAAGAACTATCAGGAGTATTTAATCCATGTCGATATTACCGCTGCTAAGGCCAAGTATGCATTTGACATGAACGCCATTCTGCCAGAAATCAATGACGATAAGACATTGTTCCTTCGGGATGCGCTCCATCCCTTGCTCTTTCTGAGCAATAAATTAAAGAAAGAAAAAACCTGGCCGCAGACCATTCAGTTGCATCCTGAGAACAGGATTATTGTCATTTCGGGACCCAATGCAGGTGGAAAGAGTATTACCCTAAAGACCATTGGACTACTTCAAGTAATGCTTCAATCTGGGCTTCTAATTCCTGTTCATGAAAGAAGTTCGGTCTGCTTGTTCGAAAAAATATTGACGGATATCGGCGACAATCAATCCATAGAAAACCATTTAAGCACCTACAGCTACCGTTTAAAGAATATGAATGCCTTTTTAAAACGGTGCAATGATAAAACCCTGTTCTTAATCGATGAGTTTGGTACGGGAAGTGACCCCGAACTTGGTGGTGCGCTGGCAGAAGCATTTTTAGAGGTATTCTATGAGCGTGAAGCCTATGGTGTCATCACCACGCACTACGCCAACCTAAAAGCACTGGCCAACGAGCTGCCGCATGCCACAAACGCCAATATGCTGTTCAATTCCAAAACTCTGGAACCAACTTTTCAATTGATCTTGGGCGAAGCGGGAAGTTCCTTTACATTTGAAGTGGCTCAGAAAAACGGCATCCCCTACTCGCTTATCAACAAGGCGAAGAAAAAGATTGAGCGTGGCAAGGTCCGGTTTGATGCGACCATTGCAAAATTGCAAAAAGAACGTTCCAAAATGGCACAGACAGGCTCGCGATTGCAGGACGAAGAGACCAAGGTACGGGAAGAAGCCGCCAAACTGGAAAAACTGAATACCAAGATAAAGAGCAAGCTGGAAAACTACCAAGAACTGTACGACCACAACCAGCGTATGATCCAATTGGGCGATAAGATAAATACAATTGCGGAAAAGTATTTCGTGGACAACAAAAAAAGGCCTTTGATTTCCGAGTTGTTACGGATTGTGGAAACCGAGAACAGCAAGCGCAAAAAAACTTCCGCCAAACAGGCCAAAGCAAAACAAAATCAAAAAAAGCAGGTAGCACAGGAACTGGAAAAAAAGATAGTGAAGGTGCGGGAAGAGAAGAAAATAGAGCAGAAAAAGGCCATCCAAAAAGAAAACAGCAAACCAAGACCTGTTTTTAAAGTGGGCGACCGCGTTCGTATGTTCGATGGAAAGGCCGTAGGCAGTATCGACGCCCTGGAAAAGAACAAGGCAATTGTCAACTACGGCATCTTCACCACCAATGTAAGCGTAGCTCAGCTGGAACTGGTGGAAGCGGCGAAGAAATAG
- a CDS encoding short chain dehydrogenase produces MKIVIIGGKGTIGNKVTDHFSRNNEVLVAGRTSGSVTVDIANPESIKKMFDAIGMVDAIICIAGEAKWAPFNDLTEDDYYIGIKSKLMGQVNLIRIGQHFLNSGGSITLSTGVLADDPVVKTASAAMVNGGIHSFAQAAALELEQGHRLNVVSLELVIDAYEKYKDYFMGHTPISMEKAVNAYVRSVLGKKNGEIIRVYT; encoded by the coding sequence ATGAAAATTGTAATTATAGGGGGAAAAGGAACTATTGGGAACAAAGTCACCGACCACTTTTCAAGAAACAATGAAGTATTGGTCGCGGGAAGAACATCGGGATCGGTAACCGTGGATATTGCAAACCCTGAATCCATCAAAAAGATGTTCGATGCCATAGGTATGGTAGATGCCATCATTTGTATTGCGGGCGAGGCCAAATGGGCACCCTTTAACGATTTGACCGAAGACGATTACTACATCGGCATAAAAAGTAAACTTATGGGCCAGGTCAACCTCATACGTATTGGACAACACTTTCTAAATTCTGGCGGGTCCATAACCTTATCCACTGGTGTGTTGGCAGACGACCCGGTGGTAAAAACAGCGAGTGCGGCAATGGTAAATGGCGGAATACACAGCTTTGCCCAGGCAGCAGCCTTGGAATTAGAACAAGGACATAGGCTCAATGTGGTCTCGTTGGAACTGGTCATTGATGCTTATGAAAAATACAAGGATTACTTTATGGGCCATACCCCAATTTCTATGGAAAAAGCGGTCAACGCCTATGTGAGAAGTGTACTTGGCAAAAAAAATGGAGAAATTATTAGGGTTTACACCTAA
- a CDS encoding uracil-DNA glycosylase, which translates to MNVAIDPSWKAHLQPEFEKPYFQQLANFVKQDYKQYTCYPKGKDIFAAFDHCPFQEVKVVIIGQDPYHGPNQANGLCFSVKDGIPHPPSLVNIFKEIKVDVEKPYPKSGNLERWASQGVLLLNATLTVRAHQAGSHQNKGWEQFTDSVIHTISKELEGVVFLLWGGFAKKKASLIDKTKHHILTSGHPSPLSANRGLWFGNQHFSKTNAILSQKGRQLISW; encoded by the coding sequence ATGAACGTTGCAATAGACCCAAGCTGGAAAGCCCACTTACAACCAGAATTTGAAAAGCCTTATTTTCAACAGTTAGCGAATTTTGTGAAGCAAGATTATAAGCAGTATACCTGCTACCCAAAAGGAAAGGACATTTTTGCGGCATTTGACCATTGCCCTTTTCAAGAGGTAAAGGTGGTCATTATTGGTCAAGATCCGTACCATGGGCCCAATCAGGCCAATGGGCTCTGCTTTTCTGTAAAAGATGGTATTCCGCATCCACCATCGTTAGTGAACATTTTTAAGGAAATCAAGGTCGATGTGGAAAAGCCCTATCCTAAAAGCGGTAATTTGGAACGATGGGCATCGCAAGGGGTATTGCTTCTAAATGCGACGTTAACAGTGAGAGCGCATCAGGCTGGGAGCCATCAAAATAAAGGCTGGGAGCAGTTTACGGATTCGGTCATCCATACCATATCCAAAGAACTTGAAGGTGTGGTTTTCTTGTTATGGGGCGGATTTGCCAAAAAGAAGGCTTCACTCATTGATAAAACAAAACATCATATCTTAACTTCTGGACATCCATCACCTTTGAGTGCTAATCGTGGACTTTGGTTCGGCAACCAACATTTCAGTAAGACAAATGCAATTTTATCGCAAAAAGGGAGACAGTTGATAAGTTGGTAA
- a CDS encoding response regulator: MRKLKSILLVDDDETTNFLNKFFIRQLDNDLTVNTVTNGEEAIEFLEAVPYKKHMPCLLILDTNMPIMNGWEFLDVYEKKFDKDFKKNVIIVMLTALDTEAVTAMAMSNPNVTDTAQKPLSDLKFRVLINKYFS, from the coding sequence TTGCGAAAACTGAAATCGATCTTACTTGTAGACGATGATGAAACCACTAATTTTTTAAATAAGTTTTTTATTAGGCAACTCGATAACGACTTGACTGTCAATACAGTTACAAATGGCGAAGAGGCCATTGAGTTTCTAGAAGCTGTTCCATATAAGAAACACATGCCATGTCTACTTATACTTGACACGAATATGCCCATCATGAACGGTTGGGAGTTTTTAGACGTATATGAAAAGAAATTTGATAAAGATTTTAAGAAAAATGTGATTATAGTCATGCTTACTGCCCTGGATACCGAAGCGGTAACAGCCATGGCCATGTCCAATCCAAACGTTACGGATACTGCTCAAAAACCTCTTTCGGATCTAAAATTTAGAGTGCTCATCAATAAATATTTTTCGTAG
- a CDS encoding substrate-binding domain-containing protein, with the protein MKKVKIVGVPEHFNLPWHLAISDGAFESRGIQLEWTDIPEGTGRMCQLLAKGETDLAIILTEGMVKSIAQGNPSKIVQEYVSSPLLWGIHVSADSIRKSITELENDKIAISRTGSGSHLMAYVHAQNQNWDTNKLQFEIINNLDGAVESLSGKSSAYFMWEHFTTKPLVDSGVFKRLGDCPTPWPCFVIAATDTFLETKSNVLTHILEVINTYTLEFKKIPSIDRTLANRYEQKLEDIQDWLSKTSWGQSQLTTATLNEVQNRLLSLKLIEKIEDPKVFLYA; encoded by the coding sequence ATGAAAAAAGTTAAGATAGTTGGCGTACCGGAACATTTCAATCTTCCGTGGCACCTCGCTATTTCAGATGGTGCCTTTGAATCTAGGGGAATTCAGCTAGAATGGACGGATATCCCCGAAGGTACCGGTAGAATGTGCCAACTTTTGGCGAAAGGGGAAACCGATTTGGCAATCATACTAACGGAAGGCATGGTAAAAAGTATCGCACAGGGCAATCCTTCCAAAATCGTCCAAGAGTATGTATCCTCTCCCCTTCTTTGGGGAATACATGTTAGTGCGGACAGTATCCGAAAATCTATAACAGAATTGGAAAATGACAAGATTGCGATAAGCCGTACGGGAAGTGGAAGCCATTTAATGGCCTATGTCCATGCACAGAATCAAAACTGGGATACCAATAAACTTCAATTTGAAATTATTAATAATTTGGATGGTGCCGTTGAAAGTCTATCTGGGAAATCAAGCGCTTATTTTATGTGGGAGCATTTTACGACCAAGCCATTGGTAGATTCTGGTGTTTTTAAACGACTAGGTGATTGCCCCACTCCATGGCCTTGCTTTGTGATCGCCGCTACCGATACTTTTTTGGAAACAAAATCAAATGTATTGACACACATACTGGAAGTTATTAATACTTACACCTTGGAATTCAAAAAAATACCGAGCATCGATAGGACTTTGGCCAATAGATATGAACAGAAATTGGAGGATATTCAAGATTGGTTGTCCAAAACTTCTTGGGGACAGTCTCAACTTACGACCGCAACTTTGAACGAAGTTCAAAATAGGTTGCTTAGCCTAAAGCTAATAGAAAAAATCGAGGACCCTAAAGTATTTCTCTACGCATAA
- the ppk1 gene encoding polyphosphate kinase 1, with protein MEDKPLKNRDINWLYFNERVLLEASDPKTPLLERLKFLAIFSSNLDEYFKVRISQLRQLKSVDKSLRKKLILKPNKKLKFILKTVAKQQQQFGSIIQNTFEALQEHDIYLRKRNEINADQAAYLKDLFKKSFLKDCTVLKDKSPESLKDGALYLVVQFSESAFDIATIPSDKHPRFVEIPGKGRQYLYLDDIIKMNLEHLFPNKEIQGSYAIKMSRDAELYLEDDYENTELVEIIYESLGKRKSGQPTRFLYDMNMPESLIALIKEQLGLGDVDMVMGGEYHNLSDFFDFPNPFEDNSVSYQSKPPLPHPALSFSKDIFQSISEKDQLVHFPYQQFDVVEEFIKCSALDEHVSCIKMSLYRIARTSVLTDALLKALDNGKEVILFIEAQARFDEENNIKWGRIFEEKGATVFFSVPHIKVHSKIAMIERNEPEGLKRYAYIGTGNFNAKTSKIYCDHGLFTAHKKITADLAQVFMVLERKLIIPKLKHLLVSPFTTRSTFLDLIAKEIANAQAGKKAKITLKMNSLEDTRMILELYRASEAGVEIRLLVRGFCCLVPKAPEDLTANEKTIKITSIVDRYLEHGRIYLFENGGDEKMYIGSADWMTRNLDKRVEVLVPILDTDIFKELKDILQIQLSDNVKARILDKNDTNQRVPQENGAPIIRSQYAIYEYLKRKLNEKS; from the coding sequence ATGGAAGATAAGCCCTTAAAAAATAGGGATATCAATTGGCTTTATTTTAATGAACGTGTACTACTGGAAGCTTCGGACCCAAAAACTCCACTTCTCGAACGCCTAAAATTTCTTGCCATATTCTCTTCAAACCTTGATGAGTACTTTAAAGTTCGTATTTCACAACTGAGACAGCTTAAAAGTGTGGATAAAAGCCTGAGAAAGAAACTCATTCTCAAACCCAATAAAAAATTAAAGTTCATATTAAAGACTGTTGCAAAACAGCAGCAGCAATTTGGGAGTATCATTCAAAACACTTTTGAAGCACTCCAAGAGCATGACATATACCTCAGAAAAAGAAATGAAATCAATGCAGACCAAGCTGCCTATTTGAAAGATTTGTTCAAGAAATCGTTTTTGAAAGACTGTACGGTTCTAAAGGACAAATCACCGGAAAGCTTAAAAGACGGGGCACTTTACCTTGTAGTACAATTTTCGGAATCTGCTTTTGACATCGCTACAATTCCATCGGACAAACACCCCCGCTTTGTTGAAATCCCAGGAAAAGGACGCCAATACCTCTATTTGGACGACATTATTAAAATGAATTTGGAGCACCTCTTTCCCAATAAAGAAATACAGGGCAGTTACGCCATAAAAATGTCGAGAGATGCTGAACTCTATTTGGAGGATGATTACGAAAACACAGAATTGGTAGAAATCATCTACGAATCACTGGGGAAACGAAAATCTGGGCAACCTACCCGATTTTTGTACGATATGAATATGCCGGAATCATTGATTGCGTTAATAAAAGAACAACTGGGCTTAGGTGATGTAGATATGGTCATGGGAGGCGAATACCACAATCTATCGGATTTCTTCGATTTTCCCAACCCTTTTGAAGACAATAGCGTGTCATACCAATCAAAACCACCACTTCCCCATCCCGCTCTATCCTTCTCTAAAGATATCTTTCAAAGCATATCAGAAAAAGACCAATTGGTTCATTTTCCGTATCAACAATTTGATGTAGTGGAAGAATTTATTAAATGTTCCGCTCTTGATGAACACGTAAGTTGTATAAAAATGTCCTTATACCGTATTGCTAGGACTTCAGTGCTTACGGATGCATTGCTAAAAGCCCTTGACAATGGTAAAGAAGTAATACTTTTTATTGAGGCACAAGCCCGTTTTGATGAAGAGAACAATATAAAATGGGGACGTATTTTTGAGGAAAAGGGCGCTACAGTTTTTTTTAGTGTTCCCCATATAAAGGTGCATTCCAAGATAGCCATGATAGAGCGTAATGAACCTGAAGGACTAAAACGCTATGCCTACATTGGAACAGGCAATTTTAATGCAAAAACATCGAAAATATATTGTGACCACGGATTGTTTACAGCACACAAAAAAATTACTGCAGACCTGGCTCAAGTGTTTATGGTCTTGGAAAGAAAACTCATCATTCCAAAATTAAAGCATCTGTTAGTTTCCCCGTTTACAACACGTAGTACATTTTTGGATTTGATTGCCAAGGAAATAGCGAACGCACAAGCAGGAAAAAAAGCCAAAATAACGCTTAAAATGAATAGCTTGGAAGATACCCGGATGATTTTGGAATTGTATAGGGCTAGTGAAGCAGGTGTGGAAATACGGTTATTGGTAAGAGGGTTTTGCTGTCTTGTTCCCAAAGCTCCAGAAGATTTGACAGCCAATGAAAAAACAATTAAGATTACCAGTATCGTAGATCGTTACTTGGAACACGGGCGCATCTATCTTTTTGAAAATGGTGGAGATGAAAAAATGTATATAGGCTCCGCTGATTGGATGACCAGAAACTTGGACAAACGTGTGGAAGTTTTGGTTCCTATTCTAGATACGGATATCTTCAAAGAATTGAAGGATATTCTGCAAATTCAACTTAGCGATAATGTGAAGGCCCGTATTTTGGATAAAAATGATACCAATCAACGTGTACCACAGGAAAATGGAGCGCCCATAATACGCTCACAATATGCTATTTATGAATATCTGAAGAGAAAATTAAATGAAAAAAGTTAA
- a CDS encoding nucleoside phosphorylase yields MVLGDSELILNPDGSIYHLNLLPQDIASTIITVGDPDRVRCISAYFDSIEVEKGKREFLTHTGSYKGKRISVVSTGIGTDNIDIVFNELDALVNIDFTTRQIKSNKTQLNFIRIGTSGAIQADIAVDTFLLSEIAIGFEGLLHFYNTNEATEKVLEAKLNEYLGWKSHNITAYAISSDESLRNEFLSNRIRLGITVTNSGFYGPQGRKLRLMPQIPDFNEKLAAFTYKNQKITNLEMETAGIYGLSKLLGHRAISLNAILANRATGDFSKNPDKTIDNLIQYALEKLTQ; encoded by the coding sequence ATGGTATTAGGCGACTCAGAATTAATTCTGAATCCTGATGGAAGCATCTACCATCTTAATCTTTTACCACAGGACATTGCGTCTACAATCATAACAGTTGGTGACCCTGACCGTGTGCGTTGTATCAGTGCATATTTTGACTCTATCGAAGTCGAAAAAGGAAAGCGCGAATTCCTTACTCATACCGGTAGCTACAAGGGAAAACGAATAAGTGTCGTCTCTACGGGCATTGGCACGGATAATATCGACATTGTTTTTAATGAATTGGATGCACTTGTAAATATAGATTTTACTACAAGGCAAATAAAAAGTAACAAGACCCAACTCAATTTTATACGGATTGGTACATCCGGTGCAATACAAGCGGACATTGCGGTAGACACCTTTTTGTTGAGTGAGATTGCTATTGGTTTTGAGGGGTTGTTACACTTTTATAACACGAATGAAGCCACTGAAAAAGTACTGGAGGCAAAGCTAAATGAATATCTTGGTTGGAAAAGCCATAATATTACTGCCTATGCGATATCATCAGACGAATCATTACGAAATGAATTTCTATCAAATCGTATACGATTAGGCATAACAGTAACAAATTCAGGATTTTATGGCCCACAAGGCAGGAAGTTACGATTGATGCCACAAATTCCTGACTTTAACGAGAAACTAGCCGCATTCACCTATAAAAATCAAAAGATTACCAATCTAGAGATGGAAACTGCCGGTATTTATGGATTATCCAAACTATTGGGACACCGTGCAATTTCATTAAACGCCATCCTTGCCAACAGGGCAACAGGTGATTTTTCTAAAAATCCAGATAAAACCATAGATAATCTAATTCAGTACGCCTTAGAGAAACTTACACAATAA